The Anolis carolinensis isolate JA03-04 chromosome 1, rAnoCar3.1.pri, whole genome shotgun sequence genome window below encodes:
- the spegnb gene encoding SPEG neighbor protein isoform X2, which translates to MSKAAPKKAAAPPPAGFTLDINDPQVQNAAIRIQASYRGHRSRKELKEKGPPRVLQNLKDVVLIEGSAAKLECRISAFPDPFIRWLKDGVELKDGPKYRYVFEDPDIVALVVRDGALPDLGKYTITVKNPFGECSDSARLLIEVPAKIKKGPDSTKAKKGTTVNLTALISGEPAPDVGWAKDGEDIEEDDRLYYNIGSDSTTLTIKKVTPADAGKYEVFVENSLGMDQSFARLDVI; encoded by the exons ATGTCCAAAGCTGCCCCCAAGAAAGCTGCAGCCCCTCCCCCAGCGGGATTCACTCTGGACATTAATGACCCACAAGTACAGAATGCTGCCATCCGCATCCAAGCCTCCTATCGTGGTCACAG ATCCCGCAAGGAGCTGAAAGAGAAGGGCCCCCCACGGGTGCTGCAGAACCTCAAGGACGTGGTGCTGATTGAAGGGAGTGCTGCCAAGCTGGAATGCCGCATCAGTGCCTTCCCAGACCCCTTCATTCGCTGGTTGAAAGATGGCGTGGAACTCAAGGACGGCCCCAAGTATCGCTATGTCTTTGAGGACCCTGACATTGTCGCCCTGGTGGTGCGTGACGGCGCCCTTCCCGACTTGGGCAAGTACACCATCACTGTGAAGAACCCCTTTGGAGAGTGCTCCGACTCAGCACGCCTTCTAATAGAAG TGCCTGCCAAGATTAAAAAAGGCCCAGACAGCACCAAGGCCAAGAAAGGCACCACTGTGAACCTGACTGCCCTGATCAGCGGAGAGCCAGCACCTGATGTCGGTTGGGCCAAAGACGGCGAGGATATTGAAGAGGATGATCG GTTGTACTATAATATTGGCAGTGATTCAACCACTCTCACTATCAAAAAGGTGACGCCGGCTGATGCTGGGAAGTACGAGGTGTTTGTGGAGAACAGTCTGGGCATGGACCAGTCCTTTGCACGCCTTGATGTGATTTGA
- the spegnb gene encoding SPEG neighbor protein isoform X1 produces MLTLLFHLSCSQMSKAAPKKAAAPPPAGFTLDINDPQVQNAAIRIQASYRGHRSRKELKEKGPPRVLQNLKDVVLIEGSAAKLECRISAFPDPFIRWLKDGVELKDGPKYRYVFEDPDIVALVVRDGALPDLGKYTITVKNPFGECSDSARLLIEVPAKIKKGPDSTKAKKGTTVNLTALISGEPAPDVGWAKDGEDIEEDDRLYYNIGSDSTTLTIKKVTPADAGKYEVFVENSLGMDQSFARLDVI; encoded by the exons ATGCTAACCTTGCTCTTTCATCTCTCCTGCTCCCAGATGTCCAAAGCTGCCCCCAAGAAAGCTGCAGCCCCTCCCCCAGCGGGATTCACTCTGGACATTAATGACCCACAAGTACAGAATGCTGCCATCCGCATCCAAGCCTCCTATCGTGGTCACAG ATCCCGCAAGGAGCTGAAAGAGAAGGGCCCCCCACGGGTGCTGCAGAACCTCAAGGACGTGGTGCTGATTGAAGGGAGTGCTGCCAAGCTGGAATGCCGCATCAGTGCCTTCCCAGACCCCTTCATTCGCTGGTTGAAAGATGGCGTGGAACTCAAGGACGGCCCCAAGTATCGCTATGTCTTTGAGGACCCTGACATTGTCGCCCTGGTGGTGCGTGACGGCGCCCTTCCCGACTTGGGCAAGTACACCATCACTGTGAAGAACCCCTTTGGAGAGTGCTCCGACTCAGCACGCCTTCTAATAGAAG TGCCTGCCAAGATTAAAAAAGGCCCAGACAGCACCAAGGCCAAGAAAGGCACCACTGTGAACCTGACTGCCCTGATCAGCGGAGAGCCAGCACCTGATGTCGGTTGGGCCAAAGACGGCGAGGATATTGAAGAGGATGATCG GTTGTACTATAATATTGGCAGTGATTCAACCACTCTCACTATCAAAAAGGTGACGCCGGCTGATGCTGGGAAGTACGAGGTGTTTGTGGAGAACAGTCTGGGCATGGACCAGTCCTTTGCACGCCTTGATGTGATTTGA